A stretch of Ipomoea triloba cultivar NCNSP0323 chromosome 11, ASM357664v1 DNA encodes these proteins:
- the LOC115995589 gene encoding protein SYM1-like: MSALSTVTAHLLPAKSSTSEPSKPRTILPFNSALFSNQTTSSTASFTPKTAALSPIKALAEDTEVGAPESSEGDDVKGPGETKLEAIKTAIASILSDRDRFLNAAIVLGAGTLAITKLLTIDHDYWHGWTLYEVLRYAPEHNWNAYEEALKANPVFAKMVISGIVYSLGDWIAQCYEGKPLLDFDRTRMLRSGLVGFTLHGSLSHYYYHICEALFPFNDWWVVPAKVAFDQTIWSAVWNSIYYVVLGFLRFESPNNIFSELQATFWPMLTAGWKLWPFAHLITYGLVPVEQRLLWVDCVELVWVTILSTYSNEKSEARITEASTEDKPTLPSRKRNKK; encoded by the exons ATGTCGGCTCTCAGCACCGTCACCGCCCATCTCCTCCCCGCAAAATCCTCCACTTCTGAACCCAGCAAACCCCGGACGATACTTCCCTTCAATTCCGCCCTCTTCTCTAACCAAACTACTTCTTCTACTGCCTCTTTCACCCCCAAAACCGCCGCCCTGAGCCCAATTAAGGCCCTGGCGGAAGACACAGAAGTGGGTGCGCCAGAAAGCAGCGAGGGAGATGATGTGAAGGGTCCCGGAGAGACGAAATTGGAGGCGATCAAGACTGCTATAGCCTCCATTTTGTCTGATAGAGATAGGTTTCTTAATGCTGCTATTGTGCTAGGTGCCGGTACTCTTGCCATCACTAAGTTGCTTACCATTGATCATGATTATTGGCAT GGATGGACCCTTTATGAAGTCTTGAGGTATGCCCCAGAGCATAACTGGAATGCTTATGAAGAGGCTCTGAAGGCAAATCCTGTGTTTGCTAAAATGGTGATCAGTGGCATTGTCTACTCTCTGGGAGATTGGATTGCACAG TGTTATGAAGGGAAACCTCTTCTTGATTTTGATCGGACACGCATGCTCAGATCTGGCCTTGTTGGGTTCACACTTCATGGATCTCTTTCCCACTATTATTACCACATTTGTGAG GCTCTTTTCCCATTCAACGATTGGTGGGTGGTCCCTGCCAAGGTTGCTTTTGACCAAACCATCTGGTCTGCAGTTTGGAACAGCATCTACTATGTGGTTTTGGGTTTCTTGCGTTTCGAATCCCCTAACAATATTTTCAGCGAGCTCCAAGCCACGTTTTGGCCAATGTTGACA GCAGGATGGAAGCTTTGGCCGTTTGCTCATCTGATCACTTACGGTTTGGTCCCAGTAGAGCAAAGGCTTCTTTGGGTAGACTGCGTGGAACTTGTGTGGGTCACTATACTTTCAAC TTATTCCAATGAGAAATCCGAGGCTCGGATAACTGAAGCCTCTACAGAAGACAAGCCTACACTACCCTCGAGGAAAAGAAATAAG AAATGA
- the LOC116033965 gene encoding lipoyl synthase 2, mitochondrial-like, translating into MNFRFATLTFRSIVSTRRHHFLSSKSFASSAAPTSTPPSSTSPQQYPQTLDGLRRRLAAESPAFGDFIRLQSDSEYSVEVGTKKKPLPKPKWMKEAIPGGEKYTQIKKKLRELKLHTVCEEAKCPNLGECWSGGETGTATATIMILGDTCTRGCRFCNVKTSRTPPPPDPNEPSNVAEAIASWGLDYVVITSVDRDDLPDQGSSHFAETVEKLKALKPNMLIEALTPDFRGDHSCVEKVAKSGLDVFAHNIETVEELQSVVRDHRANFKQSMDVLVMAKEYAPAGTLTKTSIMLGCGETPDQVIKTMEKVREAGVDVMTFGQYMRPSKRHMPVSEYITPEAFEKYQVLGMEMGFRYVASGPMVRSSYKAGEFYIKSMIESDRAASSV; encoded by the exons ATGAATTTCCGTTTCGCAACCCTCACATTCCGGTCAATCGTATCCACCCGCCGCCATCATTTTCTCTCTTCGAAATCCTTCGCCTCCTCCGCAGCTCCGACGTCCACACCGCCGTCATCTACTTCCCCCCAACAATACCCCCAAACATTGGATGGATTGCGGAGGCGGCTAGCGGCCGAGTCGCCGGCGTTCGGAGACTTCATACGGCTCCAGTCGGACAGCGAGTACTCCGTCGAAGTCGGCACGAAGAAGAAGCCGCTCCCCAAGCCAAAATGGATGAAGGAAGCAATTCCCGGCGGGGAGAAGTACACGCAGATCAAGAAGAAACTGAGGGAATTGAAGCTCCACACTGTTTGCGAAGAGGCCAAGTGCCCTAATTTGGGAGAATGTTGGTCCGGCGGCGAAACGggcaccgccaccgccaccatTATGATTCTCGGTGATACTTGCACTCGAGGTTGCAG ATTTTGCAATGTGAAGACTTCTCGAACTCCACCTCCTCCTGACCCAAATGAGCCATCCAATGTGGCGGAGGCAATTGCTTCGTGGGGATTGGATTATGTTGTGATTACCAGTGTGGATCGTGACGATTTGCCTGATCAAGGAAGCAGCCATTTTGCTGAGACAGTAGAGAAGCTCAAGGCATTGAAGCCAAATATGCTCATAGAAGCACTAA CTCCTGATTTTCGAGGGGAccatagttgtgttgaaaaggttGCCAAATCTGGATTGGATGTTTTTGCTCATAACATTGAGACAGTTGAGGAGCTTCAGAGTGTTGTACGCGATCACCGTGCTAACTTTAAGCAGTCCATGGATGTCTTAGTAATGGCCAAGGAATATGCACCTGCTGGTACACTGACCAAGACATCGATAATGTTGGGATGTGGAGAAACGCCTGATCAAGTTATTAAAACAATGGAGAAGGTGAGGGAAGCAGGTGTTGATGTAATGACATTTGGGCAATACATGAGACCCTCAAAGCGTCACATGCCTGTGTCAGAATACATAACTCCAGAAGCTTTTGAGAAGTATCAAGTTCTTGGAATGGAAATG GGATTCCGGTATGTGGCATCTGGACCCATGGTTAGGTCGTCGTACAAGGCAGGCGAGTTTTACATAAAATCCATGATAGAATCAGACCGTGCTGCATCTTCAGTGTAA